Genomic window (Cucumis sativus cultivar 9930 chromosome 2, Cucumber_9930_V3, whole genome shotgun sequence):
TCCAATGAGattgaattgaaatgaaaaagaaaagaattcaattttcaaatgtgtttagaaaaaaaaaaactatatattatacactTCCTAGAAAAAATCACTAAGTTAAAAATCTTCTCAacacttcattttattttaaatagaatgtatacttttctcttttttacaatttacctatttttacatataataaatatcCACCATGAAAATCTAACCTCAAACACGagtatatatcaattaatttatatcataatttattttatcgatattatatatatatattacatgtcCCTCTCATTTTCTGTCATTgcaatcaatttttaaaaataaaaaatgtgacCCACCATAACAATAACATGATTATTCAAAGTAGTATAATAAATCATATGGTGCAACTTATATTCTGTCTGacttaatatattttgtaatttatctCTAATATcactataaaaagaaaaacttgtttttctctctcaatgcaagaaatatatatgtgggGGAAAAAATAGACTTTTCAGTGCTAAATTAACTTTCAAGAGAGAACAACCTCTCCAACACCattttcaacaataatttccctaaattatttatacaaacaattaatttttgaagtcTCTTCTTGGAATAATTAGTCTTTTAAAGTCTccaaatcataatttttcacTACATCCATCCATCATTTCAGATCATCCCtctctaattaataattagcaTGGAtgatgttaatttttaattagttgcGTACTTAAAACTGTTTAATGACAAAGACACATTTCCATCCTTAGCTAAACGAAttaatatctataaaaaaaaaagtcagaCTTGGGTTcctttctatttatatataatactcACATTGTATAGCTAAggaaaatattgaaatcttCTTACAAAtcgataaaagaaaaaataaacaaatactGATCTCCATGGCTACATCAGCTAATTATGCAGCAAGTTACATCATGGACATTGAATCAATGTTCGATCTCGACACAGTCCTCACCGGAGCCGATGACTTCTATTACTTCCACACCGTTGTAGCGCCACCACCCGTGATGGTTGCTGAATTACCGACAGTGGCTGCAGCGGACGATGTATGTGCGGTTTGTATGGAGGATTTTCTGCCGGATGAAGGCGGTAAGCAGATCCCATGTGGCCATGTGTACCATCAATCTTGCTTATCGTCTTGGCTCTCTATCCGCGACTCTTGCCCTCTCTGCCGTTGTCATATCGCCCCCGGTGACAAAACGGAGACGTCCAAAACCGTACAAGTTTAGTTTGGTTTTGTGCTAGatttgaatatgaaatttggaaTTCGGCTATCATTCAATCAAAATGTGGTAAAGATTCAAAAACTCACGTTTTGAACAACTTGTGTATTCGATTCGACGATTATTAAGAGCAAACAAGTTCTGGATGTGTATATTGTTCTAACGATCTCATGacagtaataataatatatgattgTTATAAGAACTTTATGGAATGAACTTTCCTTCACTGgtctaataattataattctcTTCCcctcctttaatttttctattttctatgtTTACTTTTTATGAAATCTTTAAAGAAACATTAGGCAAACAAACGCTTCGAAAATCAAGTTTACGTATAGAAAAGTAAcgttaacttttaaaaattgaagtgtTGTTTgataatgaatttattttttctaatttatgtttatctTAAATTTCATACTCACTCTTGTGTATTTTTGGAGAAACTAAgcataaaattgattttggaacatacttttatactttaaatttgtcttaaatttatgaaaatattggtAAAAGAGTGATTAGAAAACGTtatataaatctaaatttttaaaaattaaaaactaaatagttattaaacttgacataatttatataaaatataattaacaaatttggcagaaaatatattaatagacGTGAACGTGTGTGCACTTATATAATCCTGTAAATGTACTAGCACAAACCTACTTTATGTCTATTAACTTGAATTCATTTGCACAAATTCAAACTTTCCCAACTTAATTGTGgcataattttaataattaagtagAGAGGTTTGTTAATACCATACGCCaaacattattaaaagttttaattgaATTCGGCCCCTTTgtgatattgatttttttaaaagctcctttttttctttttgatagatgattttgttttcaaagttATCTACTACTAATTCAAAGATTTTTTCTCTCCCAAATTCATTAATTACAAGggacaaaatgaaaatcaaatccCCGCCTCTAAAATGATATaaggtaataataatatacatgaatcattttataaaaaaagaaacctcaAATAAATCTCAATTAAACTTGACATATAcacaaaatgaatcaaatattaatttcttacTGGATGACAGGACGATTATTTGCATAATGAAATCAACCGACAAGATGCGTAATCTTCTgctaattaatttcaatactGGTTTAATTGATGAAGAAACAAAGAGATTGCTAGTCgttaatttgttaattgtttcatgtttgtttctctttttcatcaaatttgtgTCATGaactttatcaaaattgtaataattaaattggtataattgtaaaaaaagaaaataaacacaacTGATTGATCcaacatatatgaaattgaatttcaattttgtggaACTTAGAGGTTAAGAATAATTGTttgaatatattaattttaagccattaattcaaataacagATCTTAATTAGACAGAGCAAAAGTACAAGActcaatttgtaatttaatctaaataGTTCtgtatattaatattaattttaaagaaaatcttttCAAGCCATGACAGTCTTTGGGAttgaagattttgtttatttatttatttttatgatagaGGCTTTAGGAttgaagtttatatttttctttttttatgacaGAGACTTTGGATTAAagatttggtttttctttttctttatgcccaaaagttattaaaaattattgaagaagtCCAAATTTCGAAATCTAATTGGCCAAGTTGGTCAAGAGCAAACTTTGTCAATTGCCATCCCTCTAAACTGCAGGaggataataataatcaatttgtatattttctaGTCAAACCTAACGTCGTTATCACAagcaaaaacaataatattaacgattttaaaaggaaatagtCATCGAGAATAGTTTACAACATGTCGTAATTTGTTAACTTTAGTTAGGAAAACAATGGGGGTATATAtgtctatatatttaataataaagaatataataatttcgttaaatttgtagaaactAAGTGTCAAATAATCCGTGTCGTATCGTAAAAATTACTATTGTTATCACGACTTTGATGCTAATCGTCTCACGTCAGTTACTTTCTAAGGCTAACACAACAATCTTCGTAGGCATTTGAGCACTTGttgaaaaatagttgaaataaccaaaaaaagagATAACTCCTGCCCTAGAGAGAATCAAAGAGATGcatggaaaataaaaaggaaagaaatctatatgttaaaatataatttctaatctctatatatagaaaaattataaacgtTATAGATTTACCAGAAAAATATTCGTAATTGTAAAAAACGTTTGTAACGGTCAGAATATTAAATACG
Coding sequences:
- the LOC105434709 gene encoding E3 ubiquitin-protein ligase RNF115, encoding MATSANYAASYIMDIESMFDLDTVLTGADDFYYFHTVVAPPPVMVAELPTVAAADDVCAVCMEDFLPDEGGKQIPCGHVYHQSCLSSWLSIRDSCPLCRCHIAPGDKTETSKTVQV